One region of Epilithonimonas zeae genomic DNA includes:
- a CDS encoding T9SS type A sorting domain-containing protein, which translates to MKKNLFNQQNTKTFYHQFLLLLILFLYSNAWGQGTESFVNITTGQTGYASRTWNGDNGQSWTASDARTDQSINTAAVTVRNGALTFGLTTAQKNAGIGTLTLNAAAKVTPSDNGSLELVINGVTVGTNKTVTGSTTTSVSWTGINVATITSIVINQKTSGARITIDDISWTSYSATPCSGTPAPGNTLASVNPVVSGNTTVLSLQNSTTGSGVTYQWQSSADGVSYNNISGANASTYTATVSAKTWYQCIVTCSGSSGTSSPVTVNIDYCTPTYSSGGANDIITKVQLNTLNDTTIPITTPYYYDRRSAQNAIPDLQRGSTNTVLVTVGNDTNQYGRIWIDFNQNGVFESGESFATATNWGNNGTGSISIVVPTDAVLGNTRMRIRAGDDNLPSSSQACGASGSNYGRAVDYTVNITVSSASTTVTPTSLTGFNATTASDSTQQSFTVSGATLGSNTITITPPTGYQISTTSGSGYSSTPIVLTPTSGTVASTTIYVVLKKSSTTGAANGSITVSSPAVTPDKTISLTGTISKATFTSVNSGTWEAAASWDLNAVPGADDNVVILAAHTITATTAQTRNSGTTTTVSGVLATNDSYLNNGTTTINGTFQINANGWGGGSNDFVYASSGNLIFAHNNGSEYGSIDATHRYWPATSGPVNVTINSNSPINLGVARTVTGILQVAAGFRNLGNITVGTNGTLRLNSGYSWLNTNSSPIYGTSSKLIYNSGGSPGRSNEWTASAGTVGTTAGLPQDVQVSNNTAINFPNGNTATGAGTVVAMAGGIVTVDSGSAIYLDYGTNGNSALIVTKDLLLNGSLSLGNAEGGNITVGGNWTQATAATFSPKGRRVIFNGSATQTITKTGGGTLDFDRVEIQKTNATNVSLSSSAGNLTSLNLNGTYLNALAIIGSGTGGLNLNANTLTFNNDGGDIYVDAAKTIVASSGAVINFNANKKVSNNSGTGSLTFAANAIININNNATVDFGKSSGTNISTVNGVLNIVGNGSSVTPNGPIYATGSKLVYKTAGIYARKAEWNATSGAGYPYDVQVTANTTLNYPNTGSGAFSTALGIARDLTIDSGSSLYMDYGNGGNKSGSLTVGRNIVNSGSLSLGDFAGGDLSLGGSWASSGTFIPNNRAVTFSGSDGNDQTINSATTFDYLTVNKTSTGSVVLAASIIVNKDLTLTNKSIVLGTNNLTLPNNTSIISSNANSYIQAIGTGKLIRQSVDGTKDWTFPMGVAAAGRYAPITIKNLSGTTDLSVNVSTSITPTVSDVTRVLSTKWFVTTTNNVTANIYTEWQGVAAETNSMTIPATGSLATTVAGAPYTFYNVNLVANNTTATAVSLSNTAANGIVIGNDNAIALANDDCSGANNIVINAAAVTGTVVGATQSLAPTCGGSVASDVWYKFTTTDAAYYKIDVQGAISGFDAVLDLRSGACNGTSIACADATGGGAIETITQLLDANTTYYYRVYRYSNSTIANYSFTTSVTSLSTIIATPTTLAFGNVSFDTNSDKTFAVKGSSLSPANGNISIAALSGYSYSLDGITYSSTIDVPYTGGNLSEKTIHVRFHPTLTCTDYNGNIVLSGGGATSVNVSVIGKGVVSATVATDITASTFTANWNAVAGAVGYELDVYKKVVNPNATELFISEYVEGSSNNRYIEIFNGTGNTVDLSDYQLRLYANGSSTPTSLTLSGNLENNSTIVYKNNLATIYTGIATVAATVINYNGNDAVALYKVSTASNVDIFGKIGNDPGTAWTGAGGYSTLDKTLRRKSSILNGVTVNPAGTGSSAFTTLTTEWDVYNIDNISGLGSHDFDGGTKYTYIVQDENVGNVTSHTITGLDANTEYYYVVRAITATCESSNSNEIKVTTTNTIIWNNNAWTNTTGPNTTLDAIIRTPYYVKANSDEFAVHNLTIENTGLLKIKSGHGITVSGDITTPDNKIIIESDASLTQTKIANGNSNNKAIAKRNVKMKTLDYTYWSSPLQDQILLNTTNVNAANSSGGFSAGTPNNRTYEYNEVTDNFKATTNATFVPAKGYAIRGKSTYGTVLAVDSLTFNGNLHNGDYSIQIQKSKNTTGAGGAIYEHGYNLIGNPYPSNINFIKLYNLDQGNGSKNNDVIYGKAWFWTNFSASGTQAGSSYAGNNYATITLAGGTSPTSVDSAEGNPIPNEFIKVAQGFIVQMRGTPPTGTTPNLGTVKFDNSIRTNNNTGHFYNNNKNADEEINRYWVKIVSPYNIANTILIAHMDGATNNYDADYDADLLAVGDDSFYSKVNAQKLQIQARNNPLNNEDVIALGTKHAMSGLYKISLGNREGIFAGSQKIYLRDKLTETYTDLTIQDYSFNANQGIDDNRFEIVYKNKEVLGSESIGKSDFLVYRDGNNFVVKSSNNLGKVELYDVTGKLVQSRYSSDKEVKFDSSVLISGVYIIKAENSGNIRTKKIIK; encoded by the coding sequence ATGAAGAAAAATTTATTTAATCAACAAAACACAAAAACTTTTTACCATCAATTTTTATTACTATTAATATTATTCCTTTACAGTAATGCTTGGGGGCAAGGTACTGAGTCATTTGTTAATATTACAACAGGACAAACAGGTTATGCTTCAAGAACATGGAATGGGGATAATGGGCAATCATGGACTGCAAGTGATGCTAGGACTGATCAAAGTATTAATACTGCAGCTGTAACTGTTAGAAATGGAGCTTTGACATTTGGTTTAACAACTGCACAAAAAAATGCTGGTATTGGTACATTGACGCTTAATGCTGCTGCAAAAGTAACTCCATCAGATAATGGTAGTTTAGAGCTAGTTATTAATGGTGTAACTGTAGGAACAAATAAAACTGTTACAGGAAGTACAACCACATCAGTTTCTTGGACTGGTATTAATGTAGCAACAATCACAAGTATTGTAATTAATCAAAAAACGTCAGGTGCAAGAATTACAATTGATGATATAAGTTGGACATCATATTCCGCAACACCCTGCTCTGGAACACCTGCGCCAGGAAATACTTTAGCTTCAGTTAATCCGGTTGTTTCTGGAAATACTACCGTTCTCTCGTTACAAAACTCAACAACAGGTTCTGGTGTGACATATCAATGGCAGAGTTCTGCTGATGGGGTTTCTTATAATAATATTTCAGGGGCAAATGCAAGTACATATACTGCTACGGTTAGTGCAAAAACTTGGTATCAATGTATTGTTACTTGTAGTGGTAGTTCCGGAACATCCAGTCCTGTAACAGTTAATATTGATTATTGTACACCAACTTATTCTTCTGGAGGTGCAAATGATATAATTACCAAGGTACAATTAAATACACTTAATGATACAACTATTCCCATTACTACACCATATTATTATGACAGAAGAAGTGCACAGAATGCAATCCCTGATTTACAGAGAGGGTCTACTAATACTGTTTTGGTTACGGTTGGTAATGATACTAATCAATATGGCCGCATTTGGATTGATTTTAATCAAAATGGCGTATTTGAGTCAGGAGAATCTTTTGCTACAGCCACTAATTGGGGGAACAATGGTACGGGAAGTATAAGTATAGTTGTTCCAACGGATGCTGTACTAGGTAATACAAGAATGCGTATCCGTGCAGGTGATGATAATTTGCCTTCAAGTTCTCAGGCATGTGGAGCTTCGGGATCCAACTACGGAAGAGCAGTAGATTATACTGTTAATATAACTGTATCTAGTGCCTCTACAACTGTAACTCCAACATCGTTAACAGGATTTAATGCAACAACAGCATCTGATTCTACACAACAAAGCTTTACAGTTTCTGGTGCAACTTTAGGGAGTAACACTATCACAATAACACCACCAACGGGTTATCAAATTTCTACAACCTCTGGTTCAGGGTATTCTTCCACACCTATTGTTTTAACACCAACTTCCGGAACAGTTGCGAGTACAACTATTTATGTTGTGCTTAAAAAAAGTTCTACAACAGGAGCTGCAAACGGTTCAATCACTGTAAGTTCTCCTGCGGTAACGCCAGATAAAACAATTAGTTTAACAGGTACAATTAGCAAGGCGACTTTCACGTCTGTGAATTCGGGGACTTGGGAAGCTGCTGCTAGCTGGGATCTTAACGCTGTTCCGGGTGCGGATGATAATGTGGTGATATTAGCAGCGCATACTATCACTGCTACAACTGCACAAACAAGAAATTCCGGAACTACAACTACAGTTTCCGGTGTGTTAGCGACCAATGATTCTTATCTTAATAACGGAACCACAACCATTAATGGAACGTTCCAGATCAATGCTAATGGCTGGGGCGGAGGTTCTAACGATTTTGTTTATGCATCATCTGGTAATTTGATTTTCGCTCATAATAATGGCTCCGAATACGGATCAATAGATGCAACTCATAGATATTGGCCGGCAACATCCGGTCCGGTCAATGTTACAATCAATTCCAATAGTCCCATTAACTTGGGAGTTGCAAGAACAGTGACTGGTATTTTACAAGTAGCAGCAGGATTTAGAAATCTTGGAAATATTACTGTCGGTACTAACGGTACATTAAGATTGAATTCTGGCTACAGCTGGCTTAATACCAATAGTAGTCCTATTTATGGAACATCATCCAAATTAATTTATAATTCTGGCGGTTCTCCGGGTAGAAGTAATGAATGGACGGCTAGCGCAGGAACAGTCGGAACAACAGCGGGTCTTCCTCAAGACGTGCAGGTCAGCAATAATACAGCCATTAATTTTCCGAATGGAAATACTGCAACAGGTGCTGGTACAGTTGTGGCGATGGCAGGAGGTATTGTCACAGTAGACAGTGGTTCTGCTATTTATCTGGATTATGGTACGAACGGAAATTCGGCGCTGATTGTTACTAAAGATTTATTATTAAACGGAAGTTTGTCATTAGGTAATGCTGAAGGTGGTAATATCACTGTTGGTGGAAACTGGACACAAGCAACAGCAGCAACTTTTTCTCCAAAAGGAAGAAGAGTAATATTTAACGGATCAGCAACGCAAACTATTACAAAAACAGGAGGAGGAACTTTGGATTTTGACAGAGTGGAAATACAGAAAACCAATGCTACAAATGTTTCTTTAAGCAGTTCAGCAGGAAATCTTACCAGCTTAAACCTGAATGGAACCTATCTTAATGCACTTGCTATTATAGGTTCTGGAACCGGTGGTCTGAATCTGAATGCTAATACTTTGACATTTAACAATGATGGAGGTGATATCTATGTAGATGCAGCAAAAACAATTGTGGCTTCTTCGGGTGCTGTTATTAATTTCAATGCAAATAAAAAAGTTTCTAATAACTCAGGAACAGGCAGTCTGACTTTTGCAGCTAATGCAATAATTAATATTAATAACAATGCGACAGTTGATTTCGGAAAATCCTCCGGTACTAATATTTCTACAGTAAATGGTGTTCTTAATATCGTTGGGAATGGATCTTCAGTTACTCCAAATGGTCCGATCTATGCAACAGGTTCCAAATTAGTTTATAAAACTGCAGGAATATATGCGAGAAAAGCAGAATGGAATGCGACTTCCGGTGCAGGTTATCCATATGATGTACAGGTTACAGCCAACACAACTTTGAATTATCCAAACACAGGATCCGGTGCTTTCTCCACAGCTTTAGGAATTGCCAGAGACTTAACTATCGACAGCGGTTCCTCACTTTATATGGATTATGGTAATGGTGGAAACAAAAGCGGATCGCTTACTGTTGGCAGAAATATTGTTAATAGTGGAAGCTTATCTTTAGGAGATTTTGCAGGTGGAGATTTATCTTTAGGAGGTAGCTGGGCAAGTTCTGGTACATTTATACCGAACAACAGAGCTGTTACATTTAGTGGAAGTGATGGTAATGATCAAACTATCAATAGCGCAACAACCTTTGATTATCTTACTGTCAACAAAACAAGCACCGGAAGTGTTGTTTTGGCTGCAAGTATTATCGTTAATAAAGATTTAACTTTAACTAATAAAAGTATTGTTCTCGGAACTAATAATTTAACACTTCCAAACAATACCTCTATAATAAGTTCAAATGCTAATTCTTATATCCAAGCCATAGGAACAGGTAAATTAATACGTCAGAGTGTAGATGGAACTAAAGATTGGACATTTCCAATGGGCGTGGCTGCAGCAGGAAGATATGCACCGATTACTATTAAGAATTTATCAGGAACTACAGATTTATCAGTGAATGTAAGTACATCAATTACTCCTACTGTTTCTGATGTAACCAGGGTATTAAGTACAAAGTGGTTTGTTACAACAACAAATAATGTTACTGCCAATATATACACAGAATGGCAGGGTGTTGCTGCTGAGACTAATAGTATGACAATACCAGCAACAGGAAGTTTAGCAACGACTGTTGCTGGAGCACCATATACTTTTTACAATGTAAATCTGGTTGCAAACAACACCACTGCTACAGCTGTTAGTCTATCCAATACCGCAGCGAACGGAATTGTAATCGGTAATGACAATGCAATCGCATTAGCGAATGACGATTGTTCTGGAGCAAATAATATTGTTATAAATGCAGCAGCTGTTACAGGGACAGTTGTTGGAGCTACTCAAAGTTTAGCTCCTACTTGTGGAGGTTCTGTGGCTTCAGATGTATGGTATAAATTTACGACTACAGATGCAGCTTATTATAAAATAGATGTTCAAGGTGCTATTTCTGGCTTTGATGCTGTTTTGGATTTACGCTCAGGTGCTTGTAATGGTACGTCAATTGCTTGTGCTGATGCTACAGGCGGAGGAGCAATAGAAACTATTACTCAATTATTAGATGCTAATACAACTTATTATTACCGTGTTTACAGATACTCAAACTCAACAATAGCAAATTATAGTTTTACTACATCAGTTACTTCATTGTCTACTATTATTGCTACACCTACAACATTAGCTTTTGGTAATGTTAGCTTTGATACTAATTCTGATAAAACATTTGCAGTTAAGGGCAGTTCTTTGAGTCCTGCAAATGGTAATATTTCAATTGCTGCTTTGTCAGGGTATAGCTATTCTTTAGATGGTATAACTTATTCATCTACAATCGATGTTCCTTATACTGGTGGCAATCTTTCAGAGAAAACAATACATGTAAGATTTCATCCTACATTGACTTGTACAGATTATAATGGCAATATTGTTTTATCAGGAGGAGGAGCAACTTCGGTTAATGTTTCTGTAATAGGGAAAGGAGTTGTTTCTGCAACTGTAGCTACGGATATAACAGCAAGTACATTTACAGCTAATTGGAATGCAGTGGCTGGAGCTGTAGGGTATGAACTGGATGTTTATAAAAAGGTTGTCAATCCAAATGCTACAGAGTTATTTATTTCGGAATATGTTGAAGGATCAAGCAATAATAGATATATTGAAATATTTAATGGTACAGGTAATACAGTTGATTTAAGTGATTACCAGTTAAGATTGTATGCAAATGGAAGTAGTACGCCAACTAGTTTGACACTCTCTGGGAATTTAGAAAACAACTCTACGATTGTTTATAAGAATAATTTAGCAACCATTTATACAGGAATAGCGACTGTTGCTGCAACTGTGATTAATTACAATGGAAATGATGCTGTAGCTTTGTATAAGGTTTCTACTGCATCTAATGTTGATATTTTTGGAAAGATTGGTAATGACCCAGGAACAGCGTGGACTGGAGCAGGAGGTTATTCCACTTTAGATAAAACATTAAGAAGAAAATCTTCCATATTAAATGGAGTTACTGTTAACCCAGCAGGAACAGGATCATCAGCTTTTACAACTCTTACCACAGAATGGGACGTATATAATATTGATAATATTTCTGGTTTAGGTTCTCATGATTTTGATGGAGGTACAAAATATACATACATTGTTCAGGACGAAAATGTAGGTAACGTAACTTCACATACAATTACAGGGCTTGATGCAAACACTGAATATTATTATGTGGTAAGAGCAATCACTGCAACTTGCGAGTCATCTAATTCTAATGAAATTAAAGTAACAACAACCAATACTATTATCTGGAACAATAATGCTTGGACCAATACAACAGGGCCAAATACAACTTTAGATGCAATTATCAGAACGCCTTATTATGTGAAAGCTAATTCAGATGAATTTGCAGTACACAATTTAACAATAGAAAATACAGGTTTGTTGAAAATTAAATCCGGACACGGAATTACTGTAAGTGGCGACATTACAACACCTGATAATAAAATAATTATTGAAAGTGATGCAAGTCTTACTCAGACGAAAATTGCTAACGGAAACAGTAATAATAAAGCTATCGCGAAAAGAAATGTAAAAATGAAAACTCTTGATTATACTTATTGGAGTTCTCCTTTACAAGATCAGATATTGCTCAACACAACTAACGTGAATGCTGCAAACAGTAGTGGTGGTTTCTCTGCAGGAACTCCAAATAATAGAACTTATGAATATAATGAGGTAACAGATAATTTCAAAGCTACAACCAATGCAACATTTGTTCCTGCAAAAGGTTATGCAATTAGAGGTAAATCAACCTATGGGACTGTACTTGCAGTGGATTCTTTAACTTTTAATGGAAATCTTCATAATGGTGATTATTCCATCCAAATTCAAAAATCTAAGAATACAACAGGTGCCGGAGGTGCAATTTATGAACACGGTTATAATTTGATTGGTAATCCTTATCCATCTAATATTAACTTCATAAAGTTGTATAATTTAGATCAAGGAAATGGCAGTAAAAATAATGATGTAATTTATGGTAAGGCTTGGTTCTGGACCAACTTCTCTGCAAGTGGAACACAGGCAGGTTCATCTTATGCAGGTAACAATTATGCAACTATTACGCTTGCCGGTGGAACATCTCCTACCAGTGTAGATTCTGCTGAAGGAAATCCAATTCCTAATGAGTTTATAAAAGTAGCACAAGGTTTCATTGTGCAAATGAGAGGGACGCCTCCAACAGGAACTACACCTAATCTTGGAACAGTGAAATTTGATAATTCAATCAGAACCAATAATAACACAGGGCATTTCTACAACAATAATAAAAATGCTGATGAAGAAATCAATCGTTACTGGGTTAAGATAGTTTCTCCTTATAATATTGCGAATACAATTTTGATAGCCCATATGGATGGTGCAACAAACAACTATGATGCTGATTATGATGCTGATTTGTTAGCAGTAGGTGATGATTCATTCTACTCAAAGGTTAACGCTCAAAAGTTACAAATCCAAGCGAGAAATAATCCATTGAATAACGAAGATGTTATTGCATTGGGAACTAAACATGCAATGAGTGGACTTTATAAAATAAGTTTGGGTAATAGAGAGGGTATTTTTGCTGGTAGTCAAAAAATCTATTTGAGAGATAAGCTAACAGAAACATATACAGATCTTACTATTCAGGATTATTCGTTCAATGCAAATCAAGGAATAGATGATAACAGATTTGAAATCGTGTACAAAAATAAAGAGGTTTTGGGAAGTGAAAGTATCGGAAAATCTGATTTCCTGGTATATAGAGACGGAAATAATTTTGTTGTAAAATCATCCAATAATTTGGGTAAGGTTGAGCTGTATGATGTAACTGGAAAATTGGTACAATCGAGATATTCTTCGGACAAAGAAGTTAAATTCGACAGTTCTGTACTTATTTCAGGAGTATATATTATAAAGGCTGAAAATTCTGGAAATATCAGAACGAAAAAAATAATTAAGTAA
- a CDS encoding sugar transferase: MYKIFIKPLFDFVFAFLLVLILSPVFVIIIILLYFFNQKNVFFLQDRPGKNEKVFKIIKFKTMTDQRDEFGNLLSDELRLTKLGKFVRKTSLDELPQLINVVKGDMSFIGPRPLLVHYLPLYNEEQKKRHNIKPGITGWAQVNGRNAITWQQKFIFDVYYVNNLSLLLDLKIFLLTIKKVIKSEGINTAGVATTENFKGNE; the protein is encoded by the coding sequence ATGTATAAAATTTTCATAAAACCTTTGTTTGACTTTGTTTTTGCGTTTTTACTTGTTCTGATACTATCTCCTGTATTTGTAATAATAATTATCCTATTATATTTTTTCAATCAGAAGAATGTATTTTTTTTACAAGATCGGCCGGGTAAAAATGAAAAGGTTTTTAAAATTATAAAATTCAAGACCATGACGGATCAAAGAGATGAGTTTGGAAATCTTTTATCCGATGAATTGAGACTTACAAAGTTAGGTAAGTTTGTCAGAAAAACTTCTTTGGATGAGTTACCACAATTAATCAATGTTGTAAAAGGCGATATGAGTTTTATTGGTCCAAGACCTCTCTTAGTTCATTATCTTCCATTATATAATGAAGAGCAGAAAAAAAGGCACAATATAAAACCAGGTATTACCGGCTGGGCTCAAGTCAATGGGCGTAATGCAATTACCTGGCAACAGAAATTTATATTTGATGTTTATTATGTAAACAATTTAAGCTTACTTTTAGACTTAAAAATATTTTTATTGACCATAAAAAAAGTAATCAAAAGCGAAGGGATCAACACAGCTGGTGTAGCAACTACAGAAAATTTCAAAGGGAATGAATAA
- a CDS encoding acetyltransferase has translation MNKEVCILGAGGHAKVVIEVAEDLGYKITGIYDQNINVTTILDYNVSNDIDSLLLKENIFYAFGSNYNRKSNSLKYKSADFNLIHPHSIISRTAVFGYGNVVMAGTVINSSVQVGNHCVINTSACIDHDCEIEDFVHISPNAALAGNVKVKEGAQVGIGASIKQNVTIGKWSVVGAGAVVINDVPDNVIVVGNPAKIINNIPK, from the coding sequence ATGAATAAAGAAGTTTGTATTTTGGGCGCGGGAGGACACGCAAAAGTAGTAATTGAAGTAGCTGAGGATTTAGGTTATAAAATTACTGGTATTTATGATCAGAATATAAATGTTACAACTATATTAGATTATAATGTCTCCAATGACATTGATTCTTTATTACTAAAAGAGAATATATTTTACGCATTTGGAAGTAATTATAATAGAAAAAGTAATTCTCTAAAATATAAATCTGCTGATTTTAATTTAATACATCCTCATTCTATAATATCCAGAACTGCTGTTTTTGGTTACGGTAATGTAGTAATGGCTGGAACGGTGATTAATTCTTCTGTTCAAGTAGGAAATCATTGTGTTATCAATACTTCTGCCTGTATAGACCACGACTGTGAAATTGAAGATTTTGTACATATTTCGCCCAACGCTGCTCTTGCGGGTAATGTAAAAGTCAAAGAAGGTGCTCAGGTCGGTATTGGTGCCTCTATTAAACAAAATGTAACAATTGGGAAATGGTCTGTAGTGGGAGCCGGTGCTGTTGTTATCAATGATGTGCCTGATAATGTGATAGTAGTAGGAAATCCTGCGAAAATAATAAATAACATTCCAAAATAG
- a CDS encoding aminotransferase class I/II-fold pyridoxal phosphate-dependent enzyme, with the protein MKSKIWLSSPHMGGGEMKYVQEAFDQNWVAPLGKNVDEFETAIENFLNENKFVSALSSGTAALHLALVQLGVGYGDEVICQSFTFSASANPIKYLGANPVFVDSDESNWNMSPVYLEQAIQDRIKKNKKPKAVIVVHLYGMPAMMDELLEVCNKYDIPLVEDSAEALGSTYKGRQCGTFGEFALLSFNGNKIITTSGGGALVTNTKEQKDKTIFLSTQARDNAPHYQHSEIGYNYRLSNICAGIGRGQMEVLEQRVQKRRQNHDFYKELFSNIEAANVFSEISSDFYSNHWLTSITINPTLTEKTNLELMTAFAEENIETRPLWKPMHLQPVFNDCPYYGETVAEDLFKRGLCLPSGSNLTNDDKKRINEVISKYQF; encoded by the coding sequence ATGAAATCTAAAATCTGGTTATCATCTCCGCATATGGGTGGTGGAGAAATGAAATATGTTCAAGAAGCATTCGATCAAAATTGGGTTGCTCCGTTAGGAAAAAATGTAGATGAGTTTGAAACTGCAATAGAAAATTTTCTTAATGAAAATAAGTTTGTTTCTGCACTTAGTTCAGGAACTGCAGCTTTACATTTAGCATTGGTTCAATTAGGTGTCGGATATGGAGATGAGGTAATTTGCCAATCGTTTACTTTTTCGGCTTCTGCTAATCCAATTAAATATTTGGGAGCCAATCCTGTCTTTGTCGATTCTGATGAATCTAATTGGAATATGTCACCGGTTTACTTAGAACAAGCTATCCAGGATAGAATCAAAAAAAATAAAAAACCAAAAGCCGTTATTGTTGTTCATCTTTATGGTATGCCAGCAATGATGGATGAGCTTTTGGAAGTATGTAATAAATATGATATTCCATTAGTAGAAGATAGTGCTGAAGCCTTGGGTTCTACTTACAAAGGCAGACAGTGCGGAACTTTTGGAGAATTTGCTTTACTTTCTTTTAATGGCAATAAAATTATTACAACGTCTGGAGGAGGTGCCTTAGTAACTAATACCAAGGAACAAAAAGATAAAACAATTTTCTTGTCAACTCAAGCAAGAGACAATGCACCCCATTATCAGCACTCGGAGATTGGATATAATTATAGATTGAGTAACATTTGCGCCGGAATTGGTAGAGGACAAATGGAAGTTTTAGAACAAAGAGTGCAAAAGAGAAGACAGAATCATGATTTCTATAAAGAATTATTTTCAAATATAGAAGCGGCTAATGTTTTTTCAGAAATAAGTTCAGATTTCTATTCCAATCATTGGTTAACAAGTATTACAATTAATCCAACCCTTACAGAAAAAACCAATCTGGAATTAATGACTGCATTTGCAGAAGAAAATATAGAAACGCGTCCATTGTGGAAACCGATGCACCTTCAGCCAGTTTTTAATGATTGTCCATATTATGGAGAAACTGTTGCAGAAGATTTATTTAAAAGAGGCCTATGTCTTCCTTCAGGATCTAATTTAACAAATGATGATAAAAAAAGAATTAATGAAGTAATAAGTAAATACCAATTTTAA